The Paenibacillus sp. RUD330 genome has a segment encoding these proteins:
- a CDS encoding helix-turn-helix transcriptional regulator gives MTQVGQKLGERLTGERHRRGMDQHQFSDKLKISRAALSHYEKGRREPSLTLIASFADTLGVSCDYLLGRTSDPGNGGFRDE, from the coding sequence ATGACTCAAGTCGGACAGAAACTCGGAGAGCGGTTGACAGGCGAGCGGCACCGCCGAGGAATGGACCAGCATCAATTTTCGGACAAGCTCAAAATCAGCAGGGCAGCTTTGAGCCATTACGAGAAGGGGCGCCGAGAGCCAAGCTTGACTCTGATTGCAAGCTTCGCAGACACCCTCGGCGTTTCGTGTGACTATTTATTAGGACGGACAAGCGATCCGGGAAATGGAGGATTCAGAGATGAATAA
- a CDS encoding AbrB/MazE/SpoVT family DNA-binding domain-containing protein produces the protein MMKSTGMLRKVDDLGRIVLPKELRDNLEINSADSIEIFTDGGRIVLQKYAPGCCFCGNLQVTKMVHEKKVCRSCVELIGGR, from the coding sequence ATGATGAAATCGACCGGAATGCTTCGCAAAGTGGACGATCTAGGACGAATTGTACTGCCCAAGGAGCTTCGGGATAACCTGGAAATCAATTCGGCTGATAGCATTGAGATCTTCACTGACGGCGGCCGTATCGTGCTTCAGAAATACGCTCCCGGCTGCTGCTTCTGCGGCAATCTCCAAGTAACCAAAATGGTACACGAAAAGAAAGTCTGCAGAAGCTGCGTTGAACTCATTGGGGGGAGGTGA